The Arachis hypogaea cultivar Tifrunner chromosome 19, arahy.Tifrunner.gnm2.J5K5, whole genome shotgun sequence genome has a window encoding:
- the LOC140172872 gene encoding putative F-box/LRR-repeat protein 9 produces MDSRSIIAEPAKKLNWLDLPHDVTLMIIGKLTTFHILTSAQFVCRKWWRICMDPLIWRTINMCDIGIPNSVDYKLEKMCRHAIDRSCGQLVDISIEYFGTDDLLKYIIDSGCHKLRRLRLVQCFYEILDKGLCEMAEKLPLLEELDITLCPRVSSIALEAIGRGCPLLKSFKYNHGGKKATFAIAQNMSNLRHLQLVENRYLDNSGLSAILDGCPHLESLDLRRCCNVKLEGILRTRCDEKVKDMKDPDAPLDDFEFWGLCFESIYDDAVYDYLREKRWVQEREARRINSGSSREKKNKAKSKSKKKR; encoded by the exons ATGGACTCCCGATCCATTATTGCAGAGCCTGCGAAGAAATTAAATTGGTTGGATCTTCCGCACGACGTCACTTTGATGATCATTGGGAAACTTACCACATTTCATATCTTAACCAGTGCTCAGTTTGTGTGCCGCAAATGGTGGCGCATCTGCATGGATCCGCTCATATGGCGCACCATCAACATGTGCGATATTGGGATTCCCAATTCGGTGGACTATAAATTGGAGAAGATGTGCCGCCATGCAATTGATCGAAGTTGTGGCCAGTTGGTAGACATAAGCATCGAGTATTTTGGTACCGATGATCTCCTCAAATATATAATTGACTc GGGATGTCATAAATTGCGACGTCTGCGACTTGTTCAATGCTTCTATGAAATTTTAGACAAAGGATTATGTGAGATGGCTGAAAAGCTTCCATTGTTGGAGGAACTTGATATTACTCTTTGTCCCAGAGTATCTAGTATTGCTTTAGAAGCAATTGGCCGAGGTTGTCCTCTTCTAAAATCATTCAAGTACAATCATGGCGGTAAAAAAGCAACATTTGCTATTGCACAAAATATGTCCAACTTACGCCATCTCCAACTTGTTGAAAACCGCTACCTCGACAATAGTGGCTTGAGCGCCATTCTTGATGGATGTCCTCATCTTGAATCTTTGGATTTACGCCGGTGTTGCAATGTCAAGTTGGAGGGGATATTGAGGACAAGATGTGATGAAAAAGTAAAAGATATGAAGGATCCAGATGCACCTCTTGATGACTTTGAATTTTGGGGACTTTGCTTTGAAAGCATATACGATGATGCAGTATATGACTATCTAAGAGAGAAGCGGTGGGTTCAAGAACGAGAAGCAAGAAGAATTAATTCAGGGTCAAGTagggaaaagaagaataaagcTAAATCCAAAAGCAAGAAGAAACGTtga
- the LOC140182402 gene encoding uncharacterized protein, protein MTCNPEWDEIKREVTPIGLKAEDRPDILCRVFKIKLDGLIDDLKEEKIFGKILGYVCAVEFQKRGLPHTHILLFMSNEFKPQIPDDIDKHITTEIPDKNERPNLYGAVQNYMVHGPCGPYNKNSPCMKNRSCSKFYPKEFRQRTLIDEAEFSKYRRTDNGRTVKKRECEIQEKELFVIRLPFHLEDEQPVVYGETSNVNDIVERAISHKSMFLEWMAANMSYPYARSLTYAEFPTKFVWKDDSSKWFPRKKGFAIGRLTHVLAELTMSDDEIKQLCLMDIDKILHSYGKTLKDYPPMPLATEVDSSLLTKRLCIVTGGFFFVYGHGSTGKIFLWNLMSAEIRSRGDIVLNVASSGIASLLLPNGRTAHSRFKIPLNITEDSVCNIKPGSSQAILLLKAKFIIWDEAPMVSRYYYEALDKCLGDIIRKHVLKGFFKARTILAPTLDIVEEVNNHLMAIILGGKKLYLSSDSISMDEGNMESQLDLYGPELLNSINCSGLLPHKLILKVGVPMMLLRNIDQSSGLCNGTRLQVRKLGNHVIECEVLMGNNVGHIALIPRMNIVPTNETVPVRFQRRQFP, encoded by the exons ATGACCTGTAACCCTGAATGGGATGAGATAAAAAGAGAAGTGACTCCCATTGGATTGAAGGCAGAAGACCGTCCTGATATATTGTGTCGAGTTTTTAAGATCAAGCTTGATGGTTTGATTGATGACCTAAAAGAGGAAAAAATCTTTGGCAAAATTTTGGGAT acGTTTGCGCTGTAGAGTTTCAAAAGAGAGGACTTCCGCATACACATATCCTTTTATTCATGAGTAACGAGTTCAAGCCACAAATACCAGatgacatagacaaacatataacaACTGAGATTCCTGATAAAAATGAAAGGCCAAATCTATATGGAGCTGTTCAAAATTACATGGTACATGGTCCATGTGGTCCGTACAACAAGAATTCACCTTGCATGAAGAATAGATCCTGTTCAAAGTTCTATCCTAAAGAGTTTAGACAGCGAACACTCATTGACGAGGCCGAATTTTCCAAATATAGGCGTACTGATAACGGTCGAACAGTGAAGAAAAGAGAATGT gaaatccaagagaaagaacTATTTGTGATTAGACTTCCATTCCATTTGGAGGATGAGCAACCTGTGGTTTATGGTGAAACTTCTAATGTGAATGATATCGTCGAAAGAGCAATATCTCATAAGTCCATGTTTTTGGAATGGATGGCGGCAAACATGTCATATCCCTATGCTCGAAGTCTGACTTATGCTGAGTTTCCAACCAAGTTTGTTTGGAAGGACGATTCTTCAAAGTGGTTTCCTCGAAAGAAAGGCTTCGCAATTGGAAGGTTGACTCATGTACTTGCAG AGTTAACAATGTCAGATGATGAGATTAAGCAGTTGTGCTTAATGGATATAGACAAGATCTTACATTCCTATGGTAAAACCTTGAAAGACTATCCTCCTATGCCTTTAGCAACTGAAGTTGATAGTTCTTTGTTAACCAAAAGG CTGTGTATTGTAACGGGGGGTTTTTTCTTTGTGTATGGTCATGGGAGTACTGGAAAAATATTTCTCTGGAACCTTATGTCTGCTGAGATTCGCTCAAGGGGTGATATAGTGTTAAACGTTGCTTCGAGTGGTATTGCATCTTTACTTCTTCCCAATGGAAGAACGGCACACTCAAGGTTCAAAATACCACTGAATATAACTGAGGATTCTGTATGTAACATCAAACCTGGTTCCTCTCAAGCAATATTGCTGTTGAAAGCCAAATTTATAATTTGGGATGAAGCTCCAATGGTTAGTAGGTACTACTATGAAGCGCTTGATAAATGCTTGGGTGATATCATAAG aaaacatGTCCTCAAAGGTTTTTTCAAAGCAAGAACTATACTGGCTCCCACACTAGACATTGTTGAAGAGGTCAACAACCATCTGATGGCTATCATTCTTGGAGGGAAAAAGTTATATCTTAGTTCGGATTCCATTAGTATGGATGAAGGGAATATGGAGAGTCAACTAGATCTCTATGGTCCTGAATTACTGAATAGCATAAATTGTTCTGGTTTGCTTccacataaattaatactcaaggtTGGTGTTCCGATGATGTTACTAAGGAATATTGACCAATCCAGTGGTCTTTGTAATGGTACAAGGCTACAAGTTAGGAAGCTTGGAAATCATGTCATAGAATGTGAAGTCTTAATGGGTAACAATGTTGGTCATATTGCTTTGATTCCAAGAATGAATATAGTACCAACAAATGAAACCGTCCCAGTTAGATTCCAACGAAGACAGTTTCCATAA